In the Candidatus Woesearchaeota archaeon genome, one interval contains:
- a CDS encoding type I restriction endonuclease — MSEYSSVEKPGIEVFEELEYTYIHGNTHIKDGLRKSEDVILEPYFLEALKRINPEVPESILKQVLSDLKYLDGGTIFGKNKEFHRILREGITKEFKNTKGELDAKQIILIDFKNKNNNNYIVSNQVTIKEQNKDPIRTDLVVYINGLPIGLVEFKDPEDIEATVKVAYNQIQGYQKDYPQLFFYNVVNVISDGATAKVGSLTADYSRFTVWKSLRMKYPDGYDEQEILIREIFSKDMIIDILDNLDNFVLFEDNSKIVATYYQIDAVNEAIIRTKKSKDGRVGVI; from the coding sequence ATGAGTGAGTATTCATCTGTAGAAAAACCAGGCATTGAAGTATTTGAGGAATTGGAATATACCTATATTCATGGAAATACTCATATAAAAGATGGTTTAAGAAAATCTGAGGATGTAATATTGGAACCTTATTTTTTAGAAGCTTTAAAAAGAATTAATCCTGAAGTTCCAGAATCAATTTTAAAGCAAGTTCTTTCAGATTTAAAATATTTAGATGGTGGAACAATTTTTGGAAAAAATAAAGAGTTTCATAGAATTTTAAGAGAAGGGATCACTAAGGAATTTAAAAATACTAAAGGAGAGTTAGATGCTAAACAAATTATTTTAATTGATTTTAAAAATAAAAATAATAACAATTATATTGTATCTAACCAAGTAACGATAAAAGAGCAAAATAAAGACCCAATAAGAACCGACTTAGTAGTTTATATTAATGGCTTACCTATCGGTCTGGTTGAATTTAAAGATCCAGAAGATATTGAAGCTACAGTTAAAGTAGCTTATAATCAAATCCAAGGATATCAAAAAGATTATCCACAACTTTTCTTTTATAATGTTGTAAATGTAATCTCAGATGGTGCAACAGCAAAGGTTGGTTCTTTAACGGCGGATTATTCAAGATTTACAGTTTGGAAATCTTTAAGAATGAAATATCCTGATGGCTATGATGAACAAGAAATTTTAATTAGAGAAATTTTTTCTAAAGATATGATTATTGATATTTTAGATAATTTAGATAATTTTGTTTTATTTGAAGATAATTCTAAAATTGTTGCAACATATTATCAAATAGATGCAGTAAATGAAGCTATAATTAGAACCAAAAAATCTAAAGATGGTAGAGTAGGAGTAATCTGA
- a CDS encoding restriction endonuclease: MNTFHFIDLSREEFESMVNDICRSILGMATISFSEGKDGGRDGIFHGIAKNFNGYEGKFVIQAKKTGKLNASCSDSNFIKIIDEEIPKIKSLVQEGNLDYYLMFTNRKLPGIGNQKLIDNIKEKTGVKEVYIMGLENLNSYMDDSLISRYNLNKYREPLRINPEDLKSLIYEFEKNTNHIVNPEFVNRIKAFDIEKKNEINNMSNDFYKEVILKSSNLRFDEIDLFLQDPINEEYNEMYKEVSSEFQEKIFTKLKNVKFFEENFDVLYDEILSKMPEIKKRSLIRLFLHYMYINCDIGKSPVMEEEKC; this comes from the coding sequence ATGAATACTTTTCACTTCATTGATTTATCGAGAGAAGAATTTGAATCAATGGTTAATGATATTTGTAGATCTATTTTAGGGATGGCGACAATCTCTTTTTCCGAAGGAAAAGATGGAGGAAGAGATGGTATTTTTCATGGAATTGCCAAAAATTTTAATGGTTATGAAGGAAAATTTGTTATTCAAGCAAAAAAAACAGGAAAATTAAACGCAAGTTGTAGTGATTCTAATTTTATAAAAATTATAGATGAAGAGATTCCAAAAATTAAATCTTTAGTTCAAGAAGGTAATTTAGATTATTATTTGATGTTTACTAATAGAAAATTGCCAGGGATTGGGAATCAAAAATTAATTGATAATATTAAAGAAAAAACTGGGGTAAAAGAAGTATATATTATGGGTTTAGAAAATTTAAATTCATATATGGATGACTCTTTGATTAGTAGATATAATCTTAATAAGTATAGAGAACCTTTAAGAATAAATCCTGAAGATTTAAAATCATTAATTTATGAATTTGAAAAAAATACTAATCACATTGTAAATCCTGAATTTGTTAATAGGATTAAAGCTTTTGATATTGAGAAAAAAAATGAAATTAATAATATGTCTAATGATTTCTATAAAGAAGTCATTTTAAAATCATCCAATCTGAGATTTGATGAAATCGATTTATTTTTGCAAGATCCAATCAATGAAGAATACAATGAGATGTATAAAGAGGTTTCATCGGAATTTCAAGAAAAAATATTTACTAAATTAAAAAATGTAAAGTTTTTTGAAGAAAATTTTGATGTTTTATATGATGAAATTTTATCAAAAATGCCCGAAATAAAAAAAAGAAGTTTAATTAGATTGTTT